A portion of the Glycine max cultivar Williams 82 chromosome 10, Glycine_max_v4.0, whole genome shotgun sequence genome contains these proteins:
- the LOC100793357 gene encoding repressor of RNA polymerase III transcription MAF1 homolog, with translation MKFLECSALDRLNDFLGNLNLGERTIKGCLEAYSCKHAGSDKKLSISLETEILDYLGKSSDTDSSSPDQTLLTRNSRKTLVYLVLTLYHMYPDYDFSAVKAHQFFAEESWDSFKQIFDTYMNEASKEWAETVGSASLLDTLFKALDEVVKLVDSEIYGYVPDFEANPLLESGAIWSFNFLFYNRKLKRIVSFRFSCFSNLIAEGLLIDDIHNEYDEEIFADMDI, from the exons ATGAAGTTTCTGGAGTGTTCTGCTTTAGATCG GCTTAACGATTTCTTGGGTAATTTGAATCTGGGAGAACGTACTATCAAAGGATGCCTTGAAGCCTATAGTT gCAAACATGCTGGATCGGATAAAAAACTCTCTATCAGTTTGGAGACAGAG ATTCTTGATTATCTTGGGAAATCATCCGACACTGATTCCTCCTCACCAGATCAAACCTTATTAACCAGAAACAG CCGAAAGACATTGGTTTACCTGGTTCTTACCCTGTATCACATGTATCCCGATTATGACTTCAG TGCAGTTAAAGCTCACCAGTTTTTCGCAGAGGAATCATGGGACAGCTTTAAGCAGATTTTTGATACCTACATGAATGAAGCTTCAAAG GAATGGGCTGAAACTGTTGGGAGTGCTTCTTTGCTGGACACCTTGTTCAAGGCCCTTGATGAG GTGGTGAAGTTAGTGGATTCTGAAATTTACGGTTATGTCCCTGATTTCGAGGCAAATCCATTACTAGAGAGTGGAGCAAT ATGGtcctttaatttcttgttttataATAGAAAGCTTAAGCGGATTGTATCTTTTCGATTCAGTTGTTTTAG TAACTTAATTGCTGAAGGACTGCTTATTGATGATATACACAATGAGTATGATGAAGAGATATTTGCTGACATGGATATATGA
- the LOC100794402 gene encoding uncharacterized protein, which produces MGNYVSCTLAPPLMKNSKATRVIIPTGEVKQFKEIVKAAELMLEHPNYFLVNSRSLHIGRRFSALGADEELEFGNVYIFFPMRRVNSLVTAPDMAVLFLAANSAAKRLSGSKARVLPDNCGGKAWQQREEEEESSKDESLSVIPRLSLEGVESGFQYRLNYCRSRKPVLETINEEPVRLR; this is translated from the coding sequence ATGGGCAACTACGTTTCATGCACCTTGGCGCCTCCTTTGATGAAGAATTCCAAGGCCACGAGGGTTATCATCCCCACCGGTGAAGTCAAGCAATTCAAAGAGATCGTGAAGGCTGCGGAACTCATGCTCGAACACCCCAACTATTTTTTGGTCAATTCTCGTTCTTTGCATATAGGAAGAAGATTCTCTGCTCTCGGTGCTGATGAAGAGTTGGAGTTCGGCAACGTGTATATCTTCTTCCCGATGAGGAGAGTGAACTCTCTTGTCACCGCCCCTGACATGGCAGTACTCTTCTTGGCCGCCAACTCTGCCGCCAAAAGATTGTCCGGCAGTAAGGCGCGTGTTCTGCCGGACAACTGTGGCGGCAAAGCATGGCAACAacgggaagaagaagaagagagttcAAAAGATGAAAGTTTAAGTGTGATTCCAAGGTTGAGTTTGGAAGGAGTGGAGTCAGGGTTTCAGTATAGGTTAAATTATTGTAGGTCAAGGAAGCCTGTTTTGGAGACTATAAATGAGGAACCTGTTAGGCTAAGGTGA
- the LOC100500461 gene encoding glycine-rich RNA-binding protein 8: MGGKGGSSDGGSGGGNAKSGGGGNSSKGGGSGGGSGGYMKAPGGDGSYISRGTFENNPQGYFSGLHGADKGNKK, translated from the coding sequence ATGGGTGGTAAAGGTGGTAGCAGTGATGGCGGTAGCGGTGGCGGTAATGCAAAAAGTGGCGGTGGAGGAAATTCTAGCAAAGGTGGTGGCAGTGGCGGTGGTTCAGGGGGTTATATGAAAGCCCCTGGTGGTGATGGATCTTACATTTCAAGGGGAACATTTGAAAACAACCCTCAGGGGTATTTCAGTGGTCTGCATGGTGCGGATAAGGGCAACAAGAAGTAG